One stretch of Podospora bellae-mahoneyi strain CBS 112042 chromosome 2, whole genome shotgun sequence DNA includes these proteins:
- a CDS encoding hypothetical protein (EggNog:ENOG503NYZ6; COG:C), producing the protein MATMPKSVIIVGGSIAGLLQGIYLKRHGANVIILEQDPNPRRSNHNAGICFGPSVQEFLRLYNDTGIQACQPAVVTRLTFRQNLYWRDTGIVRHLTSWGVLYQILRANFDGLASDAVTIPPPARAGDGQCSYLPGQRVTSMQKTLDGVVVGYLGEDGKERCSVADLVIGADGLHSTVRGLLNAPVVKEYAGYVSWRGTVCEAKVSPETARYFQDRTVLSLLKRTYIVCYIIPPDSGSFVPGTRLINWVWYCNLSETPETNFAELLTDTNGHLHANTVPSGLVRAEIWKSHLAHMLPLIPGPFAELFTQTEQPFITKVNDALCSKATFFDGRVLLVGDALATFRPHFALATEQAARHCLGLARVWKGEITLQLWEREAVDHATKIWLGSRVMGAGLLRGWVEFLLLAWKYVVFFCKIKTRLE; encoded by the exons ATGGCAACAATGCCCAAATCAGTCATCATT GTTGGCGGCTCCATCGCTGGTCTCCTCCAGGGCATCTATCTCAAACGTCATGGCGCCAACGTGATCATCTTGGAACAAGATCCCAACCCCAGGCGCAGTAACCACAATGCCGGCATCTGTTTTGGTCCCTCGGTTCAGGAATTTCTTCGCTTATACAATGATACGGGTATTCAGGCTTGTCAACCAGCTGTCGTTACCAGATTAACATTCCGTCAGAACCTGTATTGGAGAGACACCGGCATCGTCAGACACCTCACCAGCTGGGGTGTGTTGTATCAGATCTTGCGAGCCAACTTTGACGGATTGGCGTCTGACGCTGTAACCATCCCGCCTCCAGCCAGGGCCGGAGATGGCCAATGCAGCTATCTCCCTGGTCAGAGGGTGACGAGCATGCAGAAGACATTagatggtgtggttgttgggtaTCTGGGCGAagatggaaaagagagaTGTTCGGTGGCTGATCTGGTTATCGGGGCTGATGGCCTACATTCGACCGTCAGGGGCTTGTTGAATGCCCCTGTGGTGAAGGAGTACGCCGGATATGTCTCCTGGAGAGGAACCGTCTGCGAAGCCAAAGTGTCACCTGAAACGGCCAGGTATTTTCAAGATCGGACAGTGCTCAGTTTGCTGAAGAGGACCTACATTGTATG CTACATAATCCCGCCCGATTCCGGATCCTTTGTCCCTGGCACCAGGCTGATAAACTGGGTCTGGTATTGTAACCTTTCTGAGACCCCCGAGACCAACTTTGCGGAACTTTTAACAGACACCAATGGACACCTCCACGCCAATACCGTTCCTTCCGGACTCGTACGGGCTGAGATTTGGAAGTCTCATCTGGCTCACATGCTTCCCTTGATACCAGGCCCCTTTGCAGAACTCTTTACCCAAACAGAGCAACCATTTATTACCAAGGTGAATGACGCTCTTTGTTCGAAAGCAACATTCTTCGACGGGCGGGTCTTGCTCGTGGGCGATGCACTGGCTACCTTCCGGCCTCACTTTGCCCTTGCAACAGAGCAAGCCGCCAGACATTGCTTAGGTCTTGCAAGAgtgtggaagggggagatcaCATTGCAGCTGTGGGAAAGGGAGGCTGTTGATCATGCTACAAAAATCTGGTTAGGAAGCCGAGTGATGGGGGCAGGACTCTTGCGGGGATGGGTTGAGTTTTTGTTACTGGCTTGGAAGTAcgtggtttttttttgcaagATCAAAACTAGGCTGGAATAG
- the HIS7 gene encoding Histidine biosynthesis bifunctional protein hisB (EggNog:ENOG503NUBP; COG:E; MEROPS:MER0065588; BUSCO:EOG09261NLY) translates to MPKVYLLDYVAGNVRSLVNAIEKCGYVVEWIRSPEDVPKAEKLILPGVGHFGHCLSQLSAAGFLPAIRAHIDAGKPFMGICVGLQALFSSSAEDADCPGICLISGSLDRFDDSVKAVPHIGWNNASCPTNPTLYGLSPDSKYYYVHSYKYPYVKGELESHGWAVATGTYGNETFVGAVAKGNVLATQFHPEKSGVAGLRVIRSFLDGSGAKALAEHLPQESNIAAELVPKDGLTRRVIACLDVRTNDQGDLVVTKGDQYDVREKGSDRNVRNLGKPVEMAKKYYEQGADEVTFLNITSFRDCPVADLPMLEILRRTSETVFVPLTIGGGIRDTVDVDGTKVSALEIATMYFKSGADKVSIGSDAVIAAEEYYNAGKTLFGNTAIEQISKAYGNQAVVVSIDPKRVYVPKQEATRHATLRTKFPGPKGEEYCWYACTIKGGRETRDLDVVELTQAVEAMGAGEILLNCIDRDGTNSGFDLELINQVKGAVRIPVIASSGAGNPGHFDEVFRETTTDAALGAGMFHRGEYTVQQVKDYLAGKDLVVRKFEGEF, encoded by the exons ATGCCAAAGGTTTATCTTCTCGATTATGTCGCCGGCAACGTGCGCAGTCTTGTGAACGCCATTGAAAAGTGTGGCTACGTGGTCGAGTGGATCCGGTCGCCGGAGGATGTCCCAAAAGCAGAG AAACTGATTCTGCCTGGTGTCGGACACTTTGGCCACTGCCTCTCGCAGCTTTCCGCCGCCGGCTTCCTCCCCGCGATCCGAGCCCACATCGATGCCGGCAAGCCGTTTATGGGCATTTGTGTAGGTCTCCAGGCACTATTCTCCAGCTCAGCCGAAGACGCAGACTGCCCAGGTATTTGTCTCATATCAGGAAGTCTCGATCGATTCGACGACAGTGTGAAAGCTGTGCCCCATATTGGCTGGAACAATGCTTCCTGTCCCACGAATCCAACGCTTTATGGCTTGAGCCCAGATTCGAAATACTACTATGTGCACTCGTACAAATACCCCTACGTCAAGGGGGAGCTGGAAAGCCATGGTTGGGCCGTGGCAACAGGCACATATGGCAACGAAACCTTCGTCGGCGCCGTGGCTAAAGGAAACGTCCTGGCCACCCAGTTCCACCCCGAAAAGAGCGGCGTCGCCGGTCTCCGAGTGATCCGATCATTCCTCGACGGCTCGGGAGCGAAGGCGCTGGCCGAGCATCTCCCACAAGAAAGCAACATCGCTGCCGAACTCGTTCCCAAAGATGGCCTTACGCGCCGTGTCATTGCCTGCCTCGACGTGCGCACCAACGACCAGGGCGATCTCGTTGTCACCAAAGGCGATCAGTATGATGTGCGGGAAAAGGGCTCTGATCGCAACGTCCGCAACCTCGGAAAGCCGGTTGAAATGGCTAAGAAGTACTATGAACAGGGTGCTGACGAGGTCACGTTTCTCAACATCACTTCCTTCCGCGACTGCCCCGtcgccgacctccccatGCTAGAAATCCTCCGGCGCACTTCCGAGACAGTCTTTGTTCCTCTGACGATCGGTGGCGGCATCAGGGATACCGTTGACGTCGATGGAACCAAGGTCTCGGCCCTCGAAATAGCAACCATGTACTTCAAATCTGGCGCCGACAAGGTTTCCATCGGCTCAGATGCTGTCATTGCAGCAGAGGAGTATTACAATGCTGGAAAGACGCTGTTTGGAAACACGGCCATCGAGCAGATCAGCAAAGCATACGGCAACCAGGCCGTCGTTGTTAGCATCGACCCCAAGAGGGTTTATGTGCCGAAACAAGAGGCCACACGCCACGCCACTCTCAGGACAAAGTTTCCCGGGCCAAAGGGAGAAGAGTACTGCTGGTATGCCTGCACAATCAAGGGGGGTCGGGAGACGAGAGATCTGGACGTGGTGGAGCTCACCCAAGCCGTCGAGGCAATGGGCGCGGGCGAGATTCTTCTCAACTGCATCGACAGGGACGGCACAAACAGCGGGTTTGATCTCGAGTTGATCAACCAGGTCAAGGGGGCTGTCAGGATACCAGTCATTGCTAGCAGTGGTGCGGGAAATCCTGGACACTTTGATGAGGTGTTTAGGGAGACGACAACCGACGCCGCGCTGGGTGCTGGTATGTTCCATAGAGGGGAATATACGGTACAGCAGGTGAAGGATTATCTGGCCGGCAAagatttggtggtgaggaaatTCGAGGGGGAGTTCTGA
- a CDS encoding hypothetical protein (EggNog:ENOG503P297; COG:S), protein MFAELIALNRSSPSPPQPNSSNPKFPRYLLPSLAFTLRRRKPSSPTEYLTLSDNRSSKPKNRLGRTSPSLIRCLSCRSHLAFHSQIVSKGFHGRHGKAVLVAPTCPSFHEGRSPEQSFSSLNLGLNNIRLGPTEKRQLATGPHEVADIFCAICETKLGWKYVKADEPSQKYKVGKFILEVVRVVVEQGLEFEPLERVSSGDRSGTEGVAGVLFDSDDEGECEELFTGVWNAEDVAARRRVDVGPERGHE, encoded by the coding sequence ATGTTTGCGGAGCTCATCGCTCTCAACCGATCATCCCCTTCACCGCCCCAACCAAACTCTTCCAACCCCAAGTTCCCACGCTACCTTCTGCCTTCCTTGGCCTTCACCCTCCGTCGACGAaaaccttcctctcccacagAGTATCTAACATTGTCAGACAATCGTTCATCCAAGCCAAAGAATAGGCTTGGTCGGacttctccctccctcatTCGCTGCCTGTCTTGCCGCTCCCATCTTGCTTTTCACTCTCAGATCGTATCCAAAGGCTTCCATGGACGCCACGGCAAAGCTGTTCTTGTTGCCCCGACCTGCCCCTCCTTTCACGAGGGCAGGAGCCCAGAACAGAGCTTCTCTTCCCTCAATCTGGGTTTGAACAACATCCGGCTGGGACCCACGGAAAAAAGGCAACTGGCCACTGGTCCTCACGAAGTTGCCGATATCTTTTGCGCCATATGCGAGACAAAGTTGGGATGGAAGTACGTCAAGGCGGATGAACCGTCTCAAAAGTACAAGGTTGGAAAGTTCATACTGGAGGTTGTGCGAGTGGTTGTGGAACAGGGACTAGAGTTTGAACCGCTGGAAAGGGTCAGTAGTGGAGATAGGTCCGGGACCGAGGGTGTGGCAGGTGTCCTATTTGACTCGGACGACGAGGGTGAGTGTGAGGAGCTGTTCACCGGCGTATGGAACGCCGAGGATGTTGCGGCAAGGCGAAGGGTGGATGTAGGGCCGGAAAGAGGACACGAGTGA
- a CDS encoding hypothetical protein (EggNog:ENOG503NVKQ; COG:E; MEROPS:MER0026471; BUSCO:EOG09261OIF): MPRTPLSPLSLSVSLLSSSAPRYRLLARPFRPSITSPTSRSFTTRPFLPNTTSARSQLQSSRPYLTEAIRNLQARKMAPQLDGYFKQVDDMSDAFIERLRQAVAIPSISSEAARRPDVVRMGHWLADELNKLGAQAELRPLGKQHGTDLDLPPVVLARYGSDKNKRTILVYGHYDVQPAEKEDGWETEPFELTVKEDGRMLGRGSTDDKGPVLGWLNAIEAHKAAGIEFPVNLLMCFEGMEEYGSDGLDDLINAEAKKYFADADAVCISDNYWLGTERPCLTYGLRGCNYYSVEVSGPGADLHSGVFGGTAQEPMTDLVRILGSLVDTDGKIQIPGIAEQVAPLTAEEDGSKTTIFDDKKKTLMARWRNPSLSIHGVEGAFSAPGAKTVIPAKVIGKFSIRTVPNMEIEKTNECVAKYVEDVFKKLGSKNTMKVYPQHCGNWWVASPKHWNFSAAAKATERVWGVQPDFTREGGSIPVTLTFEQATGKNVLLLPMGSSTDGAHSINEKLDKRNYIEGIKLLGAYLHYVAEEPQN; the protein is encoded by the exons ATGCCCCGCAcacccctctctcccctctctctaTCAGTCAGCTTGCTCTCCTCAAGCGCCCCTCGTTATCGTTTGCTGGCGAGGCCATTTCGACCTTCCatcacctctcccacctcccgcAGCTTTACCACCCGCCCATttctccccaacaccacctctgCCAGATCTCAGCTGCAGAGCTCCCGACCGTATCTAACCGAAGCTATCCGCAACCTCCAAGCTAGAAAAATGGCACCCCAACTCGATGGCTACTTCAAGCAGGTCGACGACATGTCCGATGCCTTCATCGAGCGTCTCCGTCAGGCCGTTGCCATTCCTTCCATCTCGTCCGAAGCCGCCCGTCGTCCCGATGTCGTCCGCATGGGCCACTGGCTCGCCGATGAGCTGAACAAGCTTGGTGCCCAGGCCGAGCTTCGTCCTCTGGGCAAGCAGCACGGAACCGACCTCGACCTTCCCCCCGTCGTCCTCGCCCGCTACGGAAGTGACAAGAACAAGCGCACCATTTTGGTCTATGGCCATTATGACGTCCAGccggccgagaaggaggatggctGGGAGACGGAGCCCTTTGAGCTGACTGTCAAGGAGGATGGCCGCATGCTGGGGCGTGGCTCAACGGACGACAAGGGCCCTGTGCTTGGCTGGCTGAACGCTATCGAGGCTCACAAGGCTGCCGGCATCGAGTTCCCCGTCAACCTTCTTATGTGCTTCGAGGGTATGGAGGAGTATGGTTCCGACGGTTTGGACGATCTGATCAACGCCGAGGCGAAGAAGTACTTTGCCGATGCCGACGCCGTCTGCATCAGCGACAACTACTGGCTCGGAACCGAGCGCCCTTGCCTCACATACGGCCTTCGTGGGTGCAACTACTACAGTGTCGAAGTCTCCGGACCCGGCGCTGATCTTCACAGCGGTGTCTTTGGTGGCACAGCCCAGGAGCCCATGACCGACTTGGTGCGTATCCTGGGCTCGCTCGTGGACACGGATGGCAAGATTCAGATTCCTGGCATTGCTGAGCAAGTGGCCCCCCTTactgccgaggaggacg GTAGCAAGACGACCATCTTcgatgacaagaagaagacgctCATGGCTCGCTGGCGCAACCCTTCGCTCTCTATCCACGGTGTCGAGGGCGCCTTCTCTGCTCCTGGTGCCAAGACGGTCATTCCCGCCAAGGTCATTGGCAAGTTCTCCATCCGCACGGTGCCCAACATGGAGATCGAGAAGACCAACGAGTGTGTGGCCAAGTACGTCGAGGATGTCTTCAAGAAGCTTGGTTCCAAGAACACAATGAAGGTGTATCCCCAGCACTGCGGCAACTGGTGGGTGGCCAGCCCCAAGCACTGGAACTTTTCGGCTGCTGCCAAAGCTACCGAGCGGGTGTGGGGCGTTCAGCCCGATTTCACTCGTGAGGGCGGCTCTATTCCGGTGACGCTCACTTTTGAGCAGGCTACTGGCAAGAATGTGCTTCTTTTGCCAATGGGTAGCTCGACGGATGGTGCCCATTCCATCAAcgagaagctcgacaagCGGAACTATATTGAGGGCATCAAGCTCCTGGGCGCATACCTGCACTATGTTGCCGAGGAGCCTCAAAACTAG
- a CDS encoding hypothetical protein (MEROPS:MER0000338; EggNog:ENOG503NU05; COG:O), which translates to MLFSAAALLALLPAALAAPATSGPLDKRAPIISARAGKVVPGKYIVKLKDGASDAVVNKVLGKHKADQIYKGGKFKGFAGALDDASLEAIRYLPEVEYVEEEAEFTINAVVSQTGAPWGLARISSRTPGGTTYRYDDSAGAGTCSYIIDTGIYTAHSDFQGRAIWGSNHVDSSNTDGNGHGTHVAGTVGGRLYGVAKRTTLIAVKVLNASGSGSTSGVVAGINYVQTNFPSRNCPNGTVANMSLGGGYSASINTAARNLVNAGVFLAVAAGNDNANAANYSPASETSVCTVGATASNDARSSFSNYGAVVDIFAPGTNILSTWIGGTSATRSISGTSMASPHIAGLGAYLLTLQGRRTPAALCSYIASIATNNVITSVPSGTVNKLAYNGVA; encoded by the exons ATGCTCTTCTCGGCTGCTGCTCTCCTGGCTCTCCTGCCCGCGGCTCTCGCTGCCCCGGCTACTTCCGGTCCCCTTGACAAGCGCGCCCCGATCATCTCGGCCCGCGCTGGCAAGGTCGTTCCCGGCAAGTACAttgtcaagctcaaggatgGTGCCTCCGATGCCGTCGTGAACAAGGTCCTCGGCAAGCACAAGGCCGACCAGATCTACAAGGGTGGCAAGTTCAAGGGCTTCGCTGGTGCTCTTGACGATGCTTCCCTCGAGGCCATCCGCTACCTCCCCGAG GTTGAGTacgtcgaggaggaggccgagttcACCATCAACGCCGTTGTCTCTCAGACTGGTGCTCCCTGGGGTCTTGCTCGCATCTCCAGCCGCACTCCTGGTGGCACCACCTACCGCTACGACGATAGCGCCGGTGCCGGTACTTGCTCGTACATTATCGACACTGGTATCTACACCGCCCACTCG GACTTCCAAGGTCGTGCCATCTGGGGCAGCAACCACGTCGACAGCTCCAACACCGACGGAAACGGCCACGGCACCCACGTCGCTGGCACCGTTGGCGGTCGCCTCTATGGTGTCGCCAAGAGGACCACCTTGATTGCTGTCAAGGTCCTTAACgcctccggctccggctccac TTCCGGTGTCGTTGCTGGTATCAACTATGTCCAAACCAACTTCCCCAGCCGCAACTGCCCCAACGGCACTGTTGCCAACATGTCCCTCGGCGGTGGCTACTCTGCCTCCATCAACACTGCTGCCAGGAACCTCGTCAACGCCGGTGTCTTCCTTGCTGTCGCCGCTGGCAACGACAACGCCAACGCTGCCAACTACTCCCCCGCTTCCGAGACCTCTGTCTGCACTGTCGGTGCCACCGCTAGCAACGATGCCcgctccagcttctccaactaCGGTGCCGTCGTCGATATCTTTGCCCCTGGCACCAACATTCTGAGCACCTGGATTGGTGGTACCTCCGCTACCCGCTCCATCTCCGGTACCAGCATGGCCAGCCCCCACATTGCTGGTCTCGGCGcctacctcctcaccctccagGGCCGCCGCACTCCTGCTGCTCTCTGTTCCTACATTGCCAGCATTGCCACCAACAACGTCATCACCAGCGTTCCCAGCGGCACCGTCAACAAGCTCGCCTACAACGGCGTTGCGTAA
- a CDS encoding hypothetical protein (EggNog:ENOG503P7V3; COG:S) produces MPSQVETNHALLVENEDEWEFEYSATEKETYYITLDLSVRDFLERRTDDIIHNTRGGYRVWYNPLFNAAEPQASNAAFIDDKDVDDNEPPEREEADKRDNSGLQPPRAPTEPPVDPRLQLDNGQDRDYMELPTTTNVPAEEIQILDLHSERPLVSYRNHVFRGSWCANIGTEMIFTPHDEQVPLPALRNLNQNIDLIAASACRINFTETTLRNKNPANGHGEQDDAMGVDSQEEDLPARYKRNGGIYVHVGGDKSGQRQPQAHFLEDLISLKRKRNETDEVTITSVETHQNRLMVEDRAEEMRRRKLHRDQQRNMSLREKRRDNIQAGLGVEQRPYGPVRGSGGRRRPRTRARRTTLVRRDTSALSRTGTQHRTESGSVLQNQPTPRRWDELE; encoded by the exons ATGCCGTCGCAGGTCGAGACTAACCACGCTCTACTGGTAGAGAACGAGGACGAATGGGAATTCGAGTACTCAGCTACCGAGAAAGAG ACCTACTACATTACCCTCGATCTCTCTGTCCGCGACTTTCTCGAGCGCCGAACCGACGACATTATCCATAACACGCGCGGGGGCTACCGAGTTTGGTACAACCCACTGTTCAATGCCGCCGAGCCCCAAGCCTCGAATGCGGCCTTCATTGATGACAAGGATGTCGATGATAACGAACCACCCGAGCGGGAAGAAGCTGACAAGCGCGACAATTCCGGGCTGCAGCCTCCGCGAGCGCCGACAGAGCCGCCAGTCGATCCCCGCTTGCAACTCGACAATGGACAAGATAGAGACTACATGGAGTtgccgaccaccaccaatgtGCCGGCCGAAGAGATCCAGATACTCGACCTACACTCGGAAAGGCCCTTGGTATCATACCGCAACCATGTGTTTCGCGGTTCATGGTGCGCAAACATTGGCACCGAGATGATATTCACCCCCCACGACGAACAAGTCCCTCTGCCCGCCCTGAGGAACTTGAACCAAAACATCGATTTGATCGCGGCTAGCGCGTGCAGAATCAACTTTACGGAGACGACTCTTCGCAACAAGAACCCTGCGAATGGCCATGGAGAGCAGGACGATGCTATGGGGGTTGACTCTCAAGAGGAAGACTTGCCAGCTCGGTACAAGCGCAACGGTGGCATCTACGTTCATGTCGGCGGCGACAAGAGCGGGCAGCGGCAGCCGCAGGCCCACTTTCTCGAGGATctcatctccctcaagcGCAAACGTAACGAGACGGACGAAGTGACCATCACATCAGTGGAGACGCATCAGAACCGACTTATGGTGGAGGACAGAGCCGAGGAaatgagaaggaggaaacTGCATCGTGACCAGCAGAGGAACATGAGCCTTCGAGAAAAGAGGAGGGACAATATACAAgctgggctgggggtggAGCAGAGGCCATATGGACCTGTCAGAGGATCGGGAGGGCGCAGGAGGCCTAGGacaagggcgaggaggacaaCGTTGGTTCGGAGGGATACGTCGGCGCTGTCGAGAACAGGGACACAGCACAGGACCGAGTCAGGGAGTGTGTTGCAGAACCAGCCGACACCTC
- a CDS encoding hypothetical protein (EggNog:ENOG503P3KF; COG:S) produces MFLGERSEARQGSVLMGVFNNNSNTRNQYASQLTPPEDCPLNSYSMGPAGAGAGIPAWMEIWDYAGGCSFRAFIAENVAAGEEDGVESRTLFVFFDRDVVSRDLKKALVALIELADVPLGCSHMVIAIERCIQEEDAKPLTKGLQWAGFSLTTLDFWSSGYDVISSRWLFMGMEL; encoded by the exons ATGTTTCTGGGTGAGAGAAGCGAGGCGAGGCAGGGCTCGGTCCTGATGGGGGTGTTTAACAACAATTCCAATACTCGGAACCAGTATGCTTCCCAGCTCACTCCGCCCGAAGACTGTCCCTTGAATTCATACAGCATGGGACCCGCGGGCGCTGGAGCGGGGATTCCGGCCTGGATGGAAATATGGGACTACGCCGGCGggtgttcattcagagccTTCATTGCTGAGAACGTCgctgctggtgaggaggacgggGTGGAATCCAGAACCCTGTTTGTCTTTTTCGACCGCGATGTGGTGAGCAGGGATTTGAAGAAGGC ACTGGTGGCACTGATTGAGTTGGCCGATGTTCCGCTTGGTTGCTCACACATGGTGATTGCCATTGAGCGATgcatccaagaagaagacgccaAACCTTTGACCAAGGGCCTGCAGTGGGCTGGCTTTTCCTTGACGACGTTGGACTTTTGGTCATCGGGTTACGATGTGATTAGTAGCAGGTGGCTTTTCATGGGCATGGAGCTTTAA